The proteins below are encoded in one region of Enhydrobacter sp.:
- a CDS encoding MFS transporter, with protein sequence MTAAPIGAKPASAFAPLANRAFLGLWIANLLSNVGGWMQTTGAAWEMTSLTREPIFVAALAAANTLPMFLFCFFAGILADRFERRRYIMLCQWWMMGVAAVLAGLAFLGQLSAWNLLVLSFLMGLGNAMNAPAWQAVVPEIVAPSELRPAIALNSAGFNLARTIGPVVGQILLSLVGVFLLFLINSVTYIGVIFAMRAWRRPPEAHAEQRREGFLQAARTGISYVRGSAELKAVFARGLCYFVPGIALSTLLPAIGRFSLGLDEFSFGLLYAAFGTGAVSGALAMPTVNRLLGSDRANIWAMGLHASAMMVAALVMRPAVFAACLALVGACWMTVIANNSTSVQMILPNFMRARGMAVNQMVFFGAMVAGSLLWGKIAGVWGVRPALIVSAVSLVPLTLLAASIRLPRASSPRL encoded by the coding sequence GTGACGGCCGCGCCCATCGGCGCCAAGCCGGCCTCGGCCTTCGCTCCGCTCGCCAATCGCGCCTTCCTGGGCCTCTGGATCGCCAACCTGCTGTCCAACGTCGGTGGCTGGATGCAGACCACGGGCGCGGCGTGGGAGATGACCAGCCTCACGCGCGAGCCGATCTTCGTGGCCGCGCTCGCCGCCGCCAATACGCTGCCGATGTTCCTGTTCTGCTTCTTCGCCGGCATCCTGGCCGACCGGTTCGAGCGCCGGCGCTACATCATGCTCTGCCAATGGTGGATGATGGGCGTGGCCGCCGTGCTCGCCGGCCTCGCCTTCCTGGGCCAGCTCAGCGCCTGGAACCTGCTTGTCCTCAGCTTCCTGATGGGGCTCGGCAACGCCATGAACGCGCCGGCCTGGCAGGCTGTCGTGCCCGAGATCGTCGCCCCGTCCGAGCTGCGCCCCGCCATCGCGCTGAACAGCGCCGGCTTCAACCTGGCGCGCACGATCGGCCCGGTGGTCGGCCAGATCCTGCTGAGCCTGGTCGGGGTCTTCCTGCTCTTCCTGATCAACTCCGTCACCTATATCGGCGTGATCTTCGCCATGCGGGCCTGGCGACGACCGCCCGAGGCGCACGCCGAGCAGCGCCGGGAAGGGTTCCTGCAGGCGGCCCGCACTGGCATTTCCTATGTCCGCGGCTCGGCCGAGCTGAAGGCGGTGTTTGCCCGCGGCCTCTGCTACTTCGTGCCCGGGATCGCGCTCAGCACCTTGCTGCCGGCGATCGGCCGCTTCTCGCTTGGCCTCGACGAGTTCTCCTTCGGCCTGCTCTATGCCGCGTTCGGCACCGGCGCGGTATCGGGCGCGCTGGCGATGCCGACGGTCAATCGCCTGCTGGGTTCCGATCGCGCCAACATCTGGGCGATGGGCCTGCACGCTTCGGCCATGATGGTGGCTGCCCTGGTCATGCGGCCGGCCGTGTTCGCGGCCTGCCTCGCCCTCGTCGGCGCCTGCTGGATGACCGTGATCGCCAACAACAGCACCTCGGTCCAGATGATCCTGCCCAATTTCATGCGGGCGCGCGGCATGGCGGTGAACCAGATGGTGTTCTTCGGCGCCATGGTGGCGGGCTCGCTGCTGTGGGGAAAGATCGCCGGCGTGTGGGGCGTCAGACCGGCATTGATTGTATCGGCTGTGTCACTGGTGCCGCTCACCCTGCTCGCCGCCTCGATCAGGCTGCCGCGCGCATCGTCGCCGCGGTTGTGA
- a CDS encoding acyl carrier protein, with the protein MRSTAQNMIVENDDVAPAIVLRRAPSRGEVMAEICRQLEPFQADDGRDITGATVIAKDLSIDSLAVMDMVMDLEDKYDVSIPMNVVAEIQTVNELADTILALSARR; encoded by the coding sequence TTGCGTAGTACTGCCCAGAACATGATCGTCGAGAACGACGACGTCGCCCCTGCCATTGTCCTGCGACGTGCGCCGTCGCGTGGCGAAGTGATGGCCGAGATCTGCCGTCAGCTCGAGCCCTTCCAGGCCGACGACGGCCGCGACATCACCGGCGCCACGGTCATCGCCAAGGACCTGTCGATCGATTCGCTTGCTGTGATGGACATGGTCATGGACCTCGAGGACAAGTACGACGTCTCGATCCCGATGAATGTCGTGGCGGAAATCCAGACGGTCAACGAGCTGGCCGACACGATCCTGGCGCTGAGCGCGCGCCGCTAG
- a CDS encoding NAD-dependent epimerase/dehydratase family protein, which yields MQKRIAVTGATGFVGPHLVAALARRGWKLRLLIRRWSPLPSLAGVEAEIVWGDLADESALRRLVDGAAAVIHAAGLIKARRPEDFIAINRDGTARLSALAPATPLVLLSSLAAREPQLSPYAASKRAAEEALADRSGPWLAVRAPAVYGPGDRETLAYFRMAQWGVALQPAAPGARLSLIHVADLAEALALSVEPSVPASVYEVDDGHEGGYRYSDMAHAAGLALGRRERTVRIARPILGALAAANETIQSLGGPAQILTRGKVNEIFHPDWTVHDRRFATATKFVARFDLAAGFRDTILWYRAQNWL from the coding sequence GTGCAAAAGCGGATCGCGGTCACCGGGGCCACCGGCTTCGTCGGACCGCATCTCGTGGCCGCGCTGGCGCGGCGCGGCTGGAAGCTTCGGCTGCTGATCCGCCGCTGGTCGCCTCTTCCATCCCTGGCCGGTGTGGAGGCCGAGATCGTCTGGGGCGATCTCGCGGACGAAAGCGCGCTGCGCCGACTTGTCGATGGGGCCGCTGCGGTGATCCATGCGGCAGGCCTCATCAAGGCACGGCGGCCCGAGGATTTCATCGCGATCAATCGGGACGGGACGGCGCGGCTGTCGGCGCTGGCGCCCGCCACGCCCCTTGTCCTTCTATCGTCGCTCGCCGCGCGCGAGCCGCAGCTTTCGCCCTATGCCGCGAGCAAACGGGCGGCCGAGGAAGCCTTGGCCGACCGATCCGGCCCGTGGCTCGCAGTCCGGGCGCCTGCCGTCTACGGTCCCGGCGACCGGGAGACCCTTGCCTATTTTCGCATGGCCCAATGGGGAGTCGCGCTGCAGCCGGCGGCACCCGGCGCCCGCCTGTCCCTCATCCATGTCGCCGACCTTGCGGAAGCGCTGGCCTTGTCGGTCGAGCCATCCGTCCCGGCGTCGGTCTACGAAGTCGATGACGGACACGAAGGCGGCTATCGCTATTCCGACATGGCCCATGCAGCCGGATTGGCGCTCGGACGCCGGGAACGAACGGTGCGCATTGCGCGTCCCATCCTTGGGGCGCTTGCCGCGGCGAACGAGACGATCCAGTCGCTGGGAGGCCCCGCGCAAATTCTGACCCGAGGCAAGGTCAATGAGATCTTTCATCCGGACTGGACGGTTCACGATCGCCGCTTTGCCACCGCCACGAAGTTCGTCGCGCGCTTCGATCTGGCGGCCGGTTTTCGGGACACGATCTTGTGGTACCGCGCGCAGAACTGGCTCTAG
- a CDS encoding dATP pyrophosphohydrolase, giving the protein MASSDIVVSPVVTKADLKAFIDLPKRLFAGHKGYTPHLNVERQEAFSPKKNPLFKHVDVRFFLARRRGRVVGRIAAQLDSVYLERYADSTGNFGCLAAEDDPSIFAALFAAAEGWLRGKGMKRVTGPFSLSVNEEVGLLVWGFDSRPMLMVPYDPPYAGPRVEACGYTKIKDLFSYDYDVQNAPETIGKKLMARAGMAGRVKVRTANMKMFDAEVRTVVNIFNDAWSDNWGFVPFTQAEIDHAAKAFGPVIVPELCVFVEVDDEAVAFIVALTNINEAIEEFNGRLGPLNLMKLLWRLKIVGVGSTRVPLMGVRRRYRNHPLMGAGLAMMAIDTLRQNGKRLGKTSAELGWILEDNKATNNIIRTVGGVHYKTHRIYQKALT; this is encoded by the coding sequence ATGGCTTCGTCCGACATCGTGGTCTCGCCGGTCGTCACCAAGGCGGACCTCAAGGCCTTCATCGACTTGCCCAAGCGGCTGTTTGCCGGCCACAAAGGCTACACGCCGCATCTCAACGTCGAACGGCAGGAGGCCTTCTCGCCCAAGAAGAATCCGCTGTTCAAGCATGTCGACGTGCGGTTCTTCCTGGCCCGGCGCCGCGGCCGGGTCGTGGGCCGCATCGCCGCCCAGCTCGACAGCGTCTATCTCGAGCGCTACGCCGACAGCACCGGCAATTTCGGCTGCCTCGCGGCGGAGGACGACCCGTCGATCTTCGCGGCGTTGTTCGCCGCTGCGGAAGGCTGGCTGCGCGGCAAGGGCATGAAGAGGGTCACGGGGCCGTTCAGCCTGTCGGTCAACGAGGAGGTGGGGCTCCTGGTCTGGGGCTTCGACAGTCGGCCGATGCTGATGGTGCCGTACGACCCGCCCTATGCCGGGCCGCGGGTCGAGGCCTGCGGCTATACCAAGATCAAGGATCTCTTCTCCTACGACTACGACGTCCAGAACGCGCCCGAGACCATCGGCAAGAAGCTGATGGCGCGGGCCGGCATGGCCGGTCGCGTCAAGGTGCGCACGGCCAACATGAAGATGTTCGACGCCGAGGTGCGGACGGTGGTGAACATCTTCAACGACGCCTGGAGCGACAACTGGGGCTTCGTGCCCTTCACCCAGGCCGAGATCGATCACGCCGCCAAGGCCTTCGGGCCCGTGATCGTGCCCGAGCTGTGCGTGTTCGTGGAGGTCGACGACGAGGCGGTGGCGTTCATCGTGGCGCTCACCAACATCAACGAGGCGATCGAGGAGTTCAACGGGCGGCTCGGTCCCCTGAACCTCATGAAGCTCCTGTGGCGGCTCAAGATCGTCGGCGTCGGCAGCACCCGCGTGCCGCTGATGGGCGTGCGCAGGAGGTACCGCAACCATCCGCTGATGGGCGCGGGGCTGGCAATGATGGCGATCGACACGCTGCGGCAGAACGGCAAGCGGCTGGGCAAGACCTCGGCCGAACTGGGGTGGATCCTCGAGGACAACAAGGCGACCAACAACATCATCCGCACGGTGGGCGGGGTGCATTACAAGACGCATCGCATCTACCAAAAAGCCCTGACGTGA
- a CDS encoding aspartate aminotransferase family protein produces MPTYGRKDVVFERGEGNYLYATDGRRYVDFTSGIAVNALGHCHPALVKALTEQGSKLWHTSNLYRIGNGEKLARRLVELTFADTMFFCNSGAEAIEGGIKLIRKYQYVNGKPQRYKLVCFQSAFHGRLLNALAATGNEKYLEGFGPPAPGYRHAPLNNANVVRDMIDDETAGILVEPIQGEGGVRETTPEFLKALRAICDEYGLLLFYDEIHTGFGRTGKLFAYQWSGVAPDVMAVAKGMGGGFPIGAFMATEKAAAGMVPGTHGSTYGGNPLATGVANAVLDVLLQPGFIEGVHERGKYLKGQLEALVKKHPKVFDEARGTGFLQGLRCVVPAGEMVDRLLSLGLLVPIAGENVIRVFPALIADKAALDEGIAILDKAAQSFASAKAAE; encoded by the coding sequence ATGCCGACGTACGGTCGCAAGGACGTCGTGTTCGAACGCGGAGAGGGCAACTATCTCTACGCGACGGACGGCCGACGTTACGTCGACTTTACCTCCGGCATCGCCGTGAACGCGCTGGGTCACTGCCATCCCGCGCTCGTCAAGGCGCTGACCGAGCAGGGCTCGAAGCTCTGGCACACCTCGAACCTCTACCGGATCGGCAATGGCGAGAAGCTGGCCCGGCGGCTCGTCGAGCTCACCTTCGCCGACACGATGTTCTTCTGCAATTCCGGCGCCGAGGCGATCGAGGGCGGCATCAAGCTGATCCGCAAGTACCAGTACGTGAACGGCAAGCCGCAGCGCTACAAGCTCGTCTGCTTCCAGTCGGCGTTCCACGGCCGGCTGCTGAACGCGCTCGCCGCCACCGGGAACGAGAAATATCTCGAAGGCTTCGGCCCGCCGGCGCCCGGCTACCGCCATGCGCCGCTCAACAACGCCAACGTCGTGCGCGACATGATCGACGACGAGACGGCCGGCATCCTGGTCGAGCCGATCCAGGGCGAGGGCGGCGTGCGCGAGACGACGCCCGAGTTCCTGAAGGCGCTGCGCGCGATCTGCGACGAGTACGGCCTGCTGCTCTTCTACGACGAGATCCACACCGGTTTCGGCCGCACCGGCAAGCTCTTCGCCTACCAATGGTCGGGCGTCGCGCCCGACGTCATGGCGGTGGCCAAGGGCATGGGCGGCGGCTTCCCGATCGGCGCCTTCATGGCGACCGAGAAGGCGGCGGCCGGCATGGTGCCGGGCACGCACGGCTCGACCTACGGCGGCAATCCGCTGGCCACCGGCGTCGCCAACGCGGTGCTCGACGTGCTGCTGCAGCCCGGCTTCATCGAGGGCGTGCACGAGCGCGGCAAGTACCTCAAGGGCCAGCTCGAGGCGCTGGTGAAGAAGCATCCCAAGGTGTTCGACGAAGCGCGCGGCACCGGCTTCCTGCAGGGGCTGCGCTGCGTCGTGCCGGCGGGCGAGATGGTCGACCGCCTGCTGTCGCTGGGGCTCTTGGTGCCGATCGCGGGCGAGAACGTGATCCGCGTCTTTCCGGCGCTGATCGCCGACAAGGCCGCGCTCGACGAGGGCATCGCCATCCTCGACAAGGCCGCGCAGTCGTTCGCCTCCGCCAAGGCCGCCGAGTAG
- a CDS encoding aminotransferase class I/II-fold pyridoxal phosphate-dependent enzyme has product MGLFDRHAGLLDAYRDVRTTGADPFQIRMERVLSPTEAIINGKKTLLVGTNNYFGLTFDPSCMEAAIEAIRAEGTGTTGSRIANGSYSEHVALEKEIAEFYGKKHCMVFTTGYQANLGVISALVGPDDVLLIDADSHASIYDACKQTQAEVVRFKHNDPSSLDARLRRLSGRKNGDDTPGNRLVVLEGIYSMLGDSAPLKEFVAVCKKYNAYVLIDEAHSLGALGEHGRGLCEAAGVLDDCHFIVGTFSKTLGAIGGYCVSDDPDFDILRVTTRSYMFTASLPPSIVASVRQALRIVKAHPELRTKLWDNVAALYDGLAAQGFKLGPEHGPVVGVHLPDRMMAIGFWRAMLDAGIYVNVAVPPATPNGVSLLRCSVSAAHTREQIEQTIEVMTGIGRQLGVLGNVTKLRVVGGTR; this is encoded by the coding sequence ATGGGTCTGTTCGACCGCCATGCCGGCTTGCTGGACGCCTATCGGGACGTCCGCACGACCGGCGCCGACCCGTTCCAGATTCGCATGGAACGGGTGCTGTCGCCCACCGAAGCCATCATCAACGGCAAGAAGACGCTGCTGGTCGGCACCAACAACTATTTCGGCCTGACCTTCGATCCTTCGTGCATGGAGGCCGCGATCGAGGCGATCCGGGCCGAGGGCACCGGCACCACCGGCTCGCGCATCGCCAACGGCAGCTACAGCGAGCACGTGGCGCTCGAGAAGGAGATCGCCGAGTTCTACGGCAAGAAGCATTGCATGGTGTTCACGACCGGCTACCAGGCCAATCTGGGCGTGATCTCCGCGCTTGTCGGCCCGGACGACGTCCTGCTGATCGACGCCGACAGCCATGCCTCGATCTACGACGCCTGCAAGCAGACCCAGGCCGAGGTGGTGCGGTTCAAGCACAACGATCCGTCGAGCCTGGATGCGCGCCTGCGCCGGCTCAGCGGGAGGAAGAACGGGGACGACACGCCGGGCAACCGGCTGGTGGTGCTGGAAGGCATCTATTCCATGCTCGGCGACAGCGCGCCGCTCAAGGAATTCGTCGCCGTCTGCAAGAAGTACAACGCCTATGTGCTGATCGACGAGGCCCATTCGCTGGGCGCGCTGGGCGAGCACGGCCGCGGCCTTTGCGAGGCTGCGGGCGTGCTGGACGACTGCCACTTCATCGTCGGCACCTTCTCCAAGACGTTGGGCGCGATCGGCGGCTACTGCGTTTCCGACGATCCGGATTTCGACATCCTGCGCGTCACGACGCGATCCTACATGTTCACGGCCTCGCTGCCGCCCTCGATCGTGGCCTCGGTGCGCCAGGCGCTCCGGATCGTGAAGGCTCATCCGGAACTGCGCACCAAGCTTTGGGACAATGTCGCAGCACTCTATGACGGCCTCGCCGCCCAGGGCTTCAAGCTCGGTCCGGAACATGGCCCGGTCGTGGGCGTTCATCTGCCGGACCGCATGATGGCGATCGGCTTCTGGCGGGCGATGCTCGATGCCGGCATCTACGTGAATGTTGCCGTACCGCCGGCCACGCCCAACGGCGTGTCGCTGCTGCGCTGCTCGGTCTCGGCGGCGCACACGCGGGAGCAGATCGAGCAGACGATCGAGGTCATGACAGGCATCGGTCGCCAGCTCGGCGTGCTCGGCAACGTGACCAAGCTCCGCGTCGTCGGGGGCACCCGCTAG
- a CDS encoding fatty acyl-AMP ligase produces MNPIPTCNRQLALRRAAFRSLPEMLDYAAQGETGVTFYSARGERLSELPWREVRERAHVTARKLIGAGFARGERLLITADTWPGFFDAFFGAQYAGLLPVPVSIPVGIGGKEAYLDQLRRQFAASGAVAAVGIDDLAGFLAEAASEFPALRLHGGMDVIEALPEKPVDLRPLGPADHCYIQFSSGSTRHPHGVQITQAALMANLAGIVGPAGLDVSLGDRAVSWLPLYHDMGLIGFLMSPLATQMSVDYLTPRDFARRPMQWLNLISRNRATIAYSPSFGYDLAARRGAMQVPDDLDLSSWRVAGIGGDMVRPDVLDRFVEAFASKGFSRSAFLPSYGMAEVCLAITFSAHGTGARIDSVDRTALGEAQRAEPAVDPQDEEHARRFVVCGKVLPGHQLEVRDEAGKVLADREVGRIYIKGPSVMPGYLDEPAATDAVLSADRWLDTGDLGYLLDGEIVVTGRAKDLIIVNGRNVWPQDIEWAIEARRVVKNGDSAAFSIDTANGERVVVAVLARVSGEDARSALARDVAGAVREAVAVDCDVVLVPPTLGLPMTSSGKLSRARTKANYLAGLYTPAASAKPAAA; encoded by the coding sequence ATGAACCCGATCCCCACCTGCAACCGCCAGCTTGCCTTGCGCCGGGCCGCCTTCCGGTCGCTGCCCGAGATGCTGGACTATGCCGCCCAGGGAGAGACGGGCGTCACCTTCTACAGTGCGCGCGGCGAGCGGCTGTCGGAGCTGCCCTGGCGGGAGGTGCGGGAGCGCGCGCATGTCACCGCCCGCAAGCTGATCGGAGCGGGCTTCGCGCGCGGCGAGCGGCTCCTCATCACGGCCGACACCTGGCCCGGCTTCTTCGATGCCTTTTTCGGCGCGCAATATGCAGGGCTGCTGCCGGTGCCGGTGTCCATTCCGGTCGGGATCGGCGGCAAGGAGGCGTACCTCGACCAGCTCCGCCGTCAGTTCGCCGCCTCCGGTGCCGTGGCGGCCGTGGGCATCGACGATCTCGCGGGTTTCCTGGCCGAAGCGGCATCGGAGTTCCCGGCGCTGCGCCTGCATGGCGGGATGGACGTGATCGAGGCCTTGCCGGAGAAGCCGGTCGATCTACGGCCGCTGGGGCCGGCCGATCACTGCTATATCCAGTTCTCTTCCGGCAGCACGCGCCATCCGCATGGCGTCCAGATCACGCAGGCGGCGCTGATGGCCAATCTGGCCGGGATCGTCGGGCCGGCCGGGCTCGACGTCTCGCTCGGCGACCGTGCCGTGAGCTGGCTGCCGCTCTATCACGACATGGGGCTGATCGGCTTCCTGATGTCGCCTCTGGCGACGCAGATGTCGGTCGATTACCTGACGCCGCGCGACTTCGCCCGCCGGCCGATGCAGTGGCTGAACCTGATCTCGCGCAACCGCGCCACGATCGCCTACAGCCCGAGCTTCGGCTACGACCTCGCGGCACGCCGCGGCGCCATGCAGGTGCCGGACGATCTCGATCTCTCGAGCTGGCGGGTCGCGGGCATCGGCGGCGACATGGTGCGGCCCGACGTGCTCGACCGCTTCGTCGAGGCCTTCGCCTCGAAAGGCTTCAGCCGGTCGGCGTTCCTGCCGAGCTATGGCATGGCCGAAGTGTGCCTCGCCATCACCTTCAGCGCGCACGGAACGGGGGCGCGGATCGACTCGGTCGATCGCACCGCGCTCGGCGAGGCGCAGCGCGCCGAGCCCGCGGTCGATCCGCAGGACGAGGAGCATGCGCGCCGTTTCGTCGTCTGCGGCAAGGTGCTGCCGGGACACCAGCTCGAGGTGCGCGACGAGGCGGGCAAGGTGCTGGCCGATCGCGAGGTGGGCCGCATCTACATCAAGGGGCCCAGCGTCATGCCGGGCTATCTCGACGAGCCGGCGGCGACCGACGCCGTGCTGTCGGCCGATCGCTGGCTGGATACCGGCGACCTCGGCTATCTCCTCGATGGCGAGATCGTCGTCACCGGCCGGGCCAAGGATCTCATCATCGTCAACGGCCGCAATGTCTGGCCGCAGGACATCGAGTGGGCGATCGAGGCGCGACGCGTGGTCAAGAACGGCGACTCGGCCGCCTTCTCCATCGACACGGCGAACGGCGAGCGCGTGGTGGTGGCGGTCCTCGCGCGCGTCTCGGGCGAGGACGCGCGCTCGGCCCTTGCACGCGACGTCGCGGGCGCCGTCCGCGAGGCCGTGGCCGTCGACTGCGATGTCGTGCTGGTGCCGCCGACGCTGGGCCTGCCGATGACCTCGTCGGGCAAGCTCTCGCGGGCACGCACCAAGGCCAACTATCTCGCGGGCCTCTACACGCCGGCCGCCTCCGCCAAGCCCGCCGCGGCCTGA
- a CDS encoding metallophosphoesterase: MFTLAHLSDPHLPMPQARPSELLNKRVTGYYNWWRHRVHLHLPEALAGVVADIEAQKPDHIALTGDLVNVALPEEFQRAAGWLAAFDRPDRLTVVPGNHDIYVSVPWDRGVGLWGAYIASDGQPPAQSADVFPTIRHRGPVALVGLSTGVPKPPFLATGDLGPAQIAQAERLLGEAGRKGLCRLVLIHHPPLTDQSRWKRLTDATAFQAMIRRVGCEAVLHGHNHRSEIARIAGPRGSVPVLGVCSASAAPGSKYGRARYHLIHIDRDSDGWRLDVEIRALAAEGRGCEPDGRLVFHSAAATAMVS, encoded by the coding sequence ATGTTCACGCTGGCGCACCTCTCCGATCCGCATCTGCCGATGCCGCAGGCGCGGCCGAGCGAGCTCCTGAACAAGCGCGTCACCGGCTACTACAACTGGTGGCGCCATCGCGTGCATCTTCACCTGCCGGAGGCGCTGGCCGGCGTCGTTGCCGATATCGAGGCACAGAAGCCGGACCACATTGCGCTCACGGGCGATCTCGTGAACGTCGCGCTGCCGGAGGAATTTCAGCGCGCCGCCGGGTGGCTCGCGGCCTTCGACCGGCCGGATCGCCTGACCGTCGTGCCGGGCAACCACGATATCTATGTGTCTGTGCCGTGGGATCGGGGTGTCGGCCTGTGGGGGGCCTACATCGCGAGCGACGGCCAGCCGCCGGCGCAGAGTGCGGACGTCTTCCCGACCATCCGCCATCGCGGGCCGGTGGCGCTGGTCGGGCTCTCGACGGGCGTTCCCAAGCCGCCGTTCCTCGCGACGGGCGATCTCGGGCCGGCGCAGATCGCGCAGGCGGAACGTCTGCTTGGCGAGGCGGGACGCAAAGGTCTTTGCCGCCTCGTGCTGATCCATCACCCGCCGCTCACCGACCAGTCGCGCTGGAAGCGCCTCACCGACGCCACGGCGTTCCAGGCCATGATCCGTCGAGTCGGCTGCGAAGCGGTTCTACACGGCCACAATCATCGCAGCGAGATCGCCCGCATCGCCGGCCCTCGCGGTTCCGTTCCGGTGCTCGGCGTCTGCTCGGCGTCGGCCGCACCCGGCAGCAAGTACGGCCGCGCCCGCTATCACCTGATCCACATCGATCGCGACAGCGACGGCTGGCGACTCGACGTGGAGATACGCGCGCTGGCGGCCGAGGGTCGCGGCTGCGAGCCGGACGGCCGGCTGGTCTTCCACAGTGCCGCCGCCACGGCCATGGTAAGTTGA
- the argF gene encoding ornithine carbamoyltransferase, with protein MAAPKHFLDLDQVDPGTLRRILDHGKAMKKARANGGHDRPLGGKTLAMIFEKPSTRTRVSFEVGMRELGGQTIMLGRTDTQLGRGETIADTARVLSRYVDIIMMRTTVEEKLLEMAKYATVPVINGLTDKTHPCQLMADVMTYEEHRGPIRGKAIAWSGDGNNMATSWIHAAVQFDFELRIACPPELTPPADVLRWAEKSQGRITIGHDPETVVRGADCVVTDTWVSMGDEDPQSSSAARRHNLLRGYQVDQRLMKQAKPDAIFMHCLPAHRGEEVTAEVIDGPQSVVFDEAENRLHAQKSILAWCLS; from the coding sequence ATGGCGGCCCCCAAGCATTTCCTCGACCTCGACCAGGTCGATCCCGGGACGCTTCGCCGGATCCTCGATCACGGCAAGGCGATGAAGAAGGCGCGCGCCAACGGCGGCCACGACCGGCCGCTGGGCGGCAAGACGCTGGCCATGATCTTCGAGAAGCCCTCGACGCGCACGCGCGTCTCCTTCGAGGTCGGCATGCGCGAGCTGGGCGGGCAGACGATCATGCTCGGCCGCACCGACACCCAGCTCGGCCGCGGCGAGACCATCGCCGACACCGCGCGCGTGCTGTCGCGCTACGTCGACATCATCATGATGCGCACCACCGTCGAGGAGAAGCTCCTCGAGATGGCCAAGTATGCGACCGTGCCGGTGATCAACGGGCTCACCGACAAGACCCATCCCTGCCAGCTCATGGCCGACGTCATGACCTACGAGGAGCATCGCGGCCCGATCCGGGGCAAGGCGATCGCCTGGTCGGGCGACGGCAACAACATGGCGACGTCGTGGATCCACGCCGCCGTGCAGTTCGACTTCGAGCTGCGCATCGCCTGCCCGCCCGAGCTCACGCCGCCGGCCGACGTGCTGCGCTGGGCCGAGAAATCGCAGGGGCGCATCACCATCGGCCACGACCCCGAGACGGTGGTGCGCGGCGCCGACTGCGTCGTCACCGACACCTGGGTGTCGATGGGCGACGAGGATCCGCAGAGCTCGAGCGCGGCCAGGCGGCACAACCTGCTGCGCGGCTATCAGGTCGACCAGCGCCTGATGAAGCAGGCCAAGCCGGACGCCATCTTCATGCACTGCCTGCCCGCCCATCGCGGCGAGGAAGTGACCGCCGAGGTGATCGACGGCCCGCAGTCGGTGGTGTTCGACGAGGCGGAGAACCGCCTGCACGCGCAGAAGAGCATCCTCGCCTGGTGTCTCTCATGA
- a CDS encoding type III PLP-dependent enzyme → MTERIFRYLREQQPETPCLVVDLDMVEHNYRRMRELLPAAHIFYAVKANPAAQILSRLAGLGSKFDTASRGEIELVQAAGVAMDRVSFGNTIKKERDIAWAYEQGVRLFAFDSEVELQKLARVAPGARVFCRVLVDCGGAEWPLSKKFGCAPEMAKDLLCKAKAWGLDAYGISFHVGSQQTDLEKWDKALAQVSQMFFALAEEGVDLRMVNLGGGFPARYRAEVSSIEAYCEAVGRALVRHFGNRMPEVIIEPGRSMVGDAGVIQSEVVLVSRKAANDRKRWVYLDIGKFSGLAETMGESIKYRLRTARDGTRVGPVVLAGPTCDSADILYEKTEYKLPLSLKPGDKVEILATGAYTTTYSSVAFNGFAPLKAICI, encoded by the coding sequence ATGACCGAGCGTATCTTTCGTTACCTTCGCGAGCAGCAGCCCGAGACGCCGTGCCTGGTGGTCGATCTCGACATGGTCGAGCACAACTACCGCCGCATGCGCGAGCTCCTGCCGGCCGCCCATATCTTCTACGCCGTGAAGGCCAATCCGGCGGCGCAGATCCTGTCGCGCCTGGCCGGCCTCGGCTCGAAGTTCGACACCGCGTCGCGCGGCGAGATCGAGCTGGTGCAGGCCGCCGGCGTGGCGATGGACCGCGTCTCCTTCGGCAACACCATCAAGAAGGAGAGGGATATCGCCTGGGCCTACGAGCAGGGCGTGCGCCTGTTCGCCTTCGACAGCGAGGTGGAGCTGCAGAAGCTCGCCCGCGTGGCGCCGGGTGCCCGCGTGTTCTGCCGCGTCCTGGTCGATTGCGGGGGCGCCGAGTGGCCGCTCAGCAAGAAGTTCGGCTGCGCGCCGGAGATGGCCAAGGACCTCCTGTGCAAGGCCAAGGCGTGGGGACTCGACGCCTACGGCATCTCCTTCCATGTCGGCAGCCAGCAGACCGACCTCGAGAAGTGGGACAAGGCGCTGGCCCAGGTCTCGCAGATGTTCTTCGCCCTCGCCGAGGAGGGCGTGGACCTGCGCATGGTCAATCTGGGCGGCGGCTTTCCGGCGCGCTACCGGGCCGAGGTCAGCTCGATCGAGGCCTACTGCGAGGCGGTCGGCCGCGCGCTGGTGCGCCATTTCGGCAACCGCATGCCCGAGGTGATCATCGAGCCGGGCCGTTCCATGGTGGGCGACGCCGGCGTGATCCAGAGCGAGGTGGTGCTGGTCTCGCGCAAGGCGGCCAACGACCGCAAGCGCTGGGTCTACCTCGATATCGGCAAGTTCTCGGGCCTGGCCGAGACCATGGGCGAGAGCATCAAGTATCGGCTCCGCACCGCGCGCGACGGCACGCGCGTGGGGCCGGTGGTGCTGGCCGGACCGACCTGCGATTCGGCCGACATCCTCTACGAGAAGACGGAGTACAAGCTGCCGCTCTCGCTGAAGCCCGGCGACAAGGTGGAGATCCTCGCGACCGGCGCCTACACGACGACCTACT